A genomic stretch from Dehalococcoidales bacterium includes:
- the mutM gene encoding bifunctional DNA-formamidopyrimidine glycosylase/DNA-(apurinic or apyrimidinic site) lyase, which produces MPELPEVETVKNELIPHVIGRRVTGITLNWEGIVLRPSVEEFRSCLIGQEITRLSRRGKYLIFHLGSGTMLIIHLRMTGSLLLKPVLADPEKFVRAIIHLDGNLDIHFRDPRKFGVMWLTRDLVNLETKLGAEPLEDVFTPDLLAELLANRKAPIKALLLEQDLIAGIGNMYADESLFSAGIHPLRPGGSLTMAEVSRLYRSIREVLSAAIDHKGASVDTYYRPGGEEGTAHFQFRVAHRLGGKLCPVCGTPVERITVRNRGTYFCPGCQTQDKREGGCFHGMDKDG; this is translated from the coding sequence GTGCCTGAGCTTCCTGAAGTAGAAACGGTAAAGAATGAGCTTATCCCCCATGTTATCGGACGTCGTGTTACCGGTATTACTCTTAACTGGGAGGGGATAGTCCTTAGGCCTTCGGTAGAGGAATTCCGCTCCTGCCTTATCGGGCAGGAGATAACCCGACTGAGCCGGCGCGGCAAATATCTCATCTTTCACCTTGGTAGCGGCACGATGCTGATTATCCATCTCAGAATGACCGGGTCCCTGCTGCTGAAGCCGGTCCTGGCTGACCCGGAAAAGTTTGTCCGTGCCATAATCCACCTGGACGGTAATTTGGACATACACTTCCGCGACCCGCGTAAGTTCGGGGTGATGTGGCTTACCCGGGACTTAGTCAACCTCGAGACGAAGCTCGGGGCTGAACCACTGGAGGATGTCTTTACTCCTGATCTCTTGGCTGAGCTGTTGGCAAACCGCAAGGCACCGATAAAGGCGCTGCTCCTGGAGCAGGATCTGATCGCCGGTATCGGTAATATGTATGCCGATGAGTCACTGTTTTCCGCCGGAATCCACCCCTTAAGACCGGGGGGTAGCCTGACTATGGCAGAAGTGAGCAGGCTATATCGGAGCATCAGAGAGGTGCTCTCGGCGGCGATTGACCATAAAGGGGCCAGCGTGGATACCTACTACCGCCCTGGTGGTGAAGAGGGCACCGCCCACTTTCAGTTCCGGGTCGCCCACCGTCTTGGCGGTAAGCTCTGCCCGGTCTGCGGCACTCCTGTTGAGCGGATAACCGTTCGCAACCGCGGCACCTACTTCTGCCCCGGGTGCCAAACTCAAGACAAGAGGGAGGGCGGATGTTTTCACGGGATGGATAAAGACGGATAA
- a CDS encoding TraR/DksA C4-type zinc finger protein — MTENFDILRSRLESERERLNRELEQMEANALVTDERREGSPFGKREEEATETAELETRLEMEKRTKDQLMAVENALDKFAKGTYGLCEVCGNPIPLARLEALPEARLCLDCKAGQAKSAKG, encoded by the coding sequence GTGACTGAGAATTTTGATATCCTTCGTTCTCGATTGGAGAGCGAGCGTGAACGCTTAAACCGTGAACTGGAGCAGATGGAGGCCAACGCTCTGGTTACGGATGAGAGGCGTGAGGGTAGTCCTTTCGGCAAAAGAGAGGAGGAGGCTACCGAAACCGCTGAGCTAGAGACCAGGTTAGAGATGGAGAAGCGTACCAAGGACCAGTTGATGGCGGTTGAGAACGCCCTCGATAAGTTTGCAAAAGGAACCTACGGCTTGTGTGAGGTTTGTGGTAACCCGATACCCCTGGCCCGATTGGAGGCGCTTCCTGAGGCAAGGCTGTGTTTGGATTGTAAGGCTGGTCAAGCAAAGAGTGCGAAAGGTTAG
- a CDS encoding DUF3795 domain-containing protein — translation MGKYPLKKYPVVGACCLDCGLCPRYYTEGSSRCPGCCGPGFEQKHPSCGFIICCVKQKSLETCAECSDWRDCERVAGILGSTRHQDSFISYQPVVANFAFIEKNGIREFVRRENEKQEILRYLLANYDEGRSKSFYCTGCQVLPPDRLREAVSGIETGIAGGSGIKEKAKAIRTAIIHLADTLKIDLGLRK, via the coding sequence ATGGGAAAGTACCCGCTCAAGAAGTATCCCGTAGTCGGCGCCTGCTGCCTCGACTGCGGTCTGTGTCCGAGATATTACACCGAGGGTTCCTCAAGGTGTCCCGGTTGTTGCGGACCGGGCTTTGAGCAGAAGCACCCGTCCTGCGGCTTTATCATCTGCTGCGTAAAGCAGAAAAGTCTTGAGACATGCGCCGAGTGCAGCGACTGGAGAGATTGCGAGAGGGTAGCCGGGATTCTCGGTTCGACCAGGCATCAGGACTCCTTCATCTCCTACCAGCCGGTTGTGGCCAACTTTGCCTTCATTGAGAAGAATGGCATCAGGGAATTCGTGCGGCGGGAAAATGAAAAACAGGAAATTCTCCGCTATCTCCTGGCTAACTACGACGAAGGCCGCTCCAAGAGCTTCTATTGCACCGGCTGCCAGGTGTTACCTCCGGACAGGCTGAGAGAAGCCGTATCAGGGATAGAAACGGGAATAGCCGGGGGTAGCGGAATCAAAGAAAAGGCCAAGGCTATCAGGACGGCAATTATCCATCTAGCCGATACCCTAAAGATCGATTTGGGGTTGAGGAAGTGA
- the gltX gene encoding glutamate--tRNA ligase: MTKQVRVRFAPSPTGYPHVGNIRTALFNWLFARHSGGKFIVRIEDTDVARKVDDALEAILEGLKWLGLDWDEGPEVKGDYGPYFQSQRLSLYREAAERLIRQGDAYYCYCSSQRLKEMREEQARRKQPPGYDRRCRNLSEAERAQKEAEGITPVVRFKTPLEGSTRFNDLIWGEVVFDHSTIDDLVLLKSDGYPTYHLANVVDDHLMEISHVLRAEEWLSSTPRHLLMYQALGFEPPQFAHLPMILGNDRAKLSKRHGSVSITEYREQGYLPETMLNFLALLGWSLDDKTEIFSRAELIASFSLDRISRTGAIFNQDKLNWMNGAYIRSLSLEDFTRRALPFLEKGLPDKVRRPLSIKYVRQVMPLVQERARTLAEIPELTDFFFTDELDYEPGLLIVKKMNRESSIQALLAVRNRLEHRQTFDTTSLETVLRPLADEMGLKTGQLFGTLRVAITGRMVAPPLFETMAVLGKERSMDRVSAALSKLRSL, translated from the coding sequence ATGACCAAACAAGTTAGAGTACGTTTTGCTCCCAGCCCCACCGGCTACCCCCACGTCGGCAATATCAGGACCGCCCTGTTCAACTGGCTCTTTGCCCGCCATAGCGGGGGCAAGTTCATTGTCCGCATCGAGGATACCGATGTCGCCCGCAAGGTTGATGACGCTCTGGAGGCCATTCTGGAAGGTCTTAAGTGGTTGGGGCTTGACTGGGATGAAGGCCCCGAGGTAAAGGGGGACTACGGACCATATTTTCAATCACAGCGTCTCAGTTTATACCGTGAGGCAGCCGAGCGTTTGATCAGGCAAGGGGATGCCTATTACTGCTACTGCTCCTCCCAGCGCCTCAAAGAGATGCGAGAAGAGCAAGCCAGGCGCAAGCAGCCGCCGGGATACGACCGGCGCTGTCGGAATTTAAGCGAGGCGGAGCGGGCGCAGAAAGAGGCGGAGGGGATTACGCCGGTAGTCCGCTTCAAGACCCCGCTCGAGGGAAGCACCAGGTTCAACGACCTCATCTGGGGCGAGGTAGTGTTTGACCACAGCACCATCGACGACCTGGTGCTGCTTAAGTCGGACGGCTATCCAACCTATCACCTTGCCAATGTGGTCGATGACCATCTGATGGAGATAAGCCATGTCCTGCGGGCTGAGGAATGGCTGTCCAGTACTCCCCGCCACCTCCTGATGTATCAGGCCCTGGGCTTCGAGCCACCGCAGTTCGCCCATCTGCCCATGATATTAGGGAATGACCGTGCCAAATTGAGTAAAAGACACGGTTCGGTCTCGATAACCGAGTACCGTGAACAGGGCTATCTGCCCGAGACAATGCTCAACTTCCTCGCTCTGCTGGGATGGTCTCTCGACGACAAGACCGAGATATTCTCCCGTGCCGAGCTGATCGCCAGTTTTTCCCTGGATAGGATCAGCCGTACCGGGGCTATTTTCAACCAGGACAAGCTCAACTGGATGAACGGGGCATATATCCGCAGCCTGAGCCTCGAAGACTTTACCCGACGGGCGCTGCCATTCCTAGAAAAAGGCCTGCCCGACAAGGTCAGGCGGCCGTTATCTATCAAATATGTCAGGCAGGTTATGCCCCTCGTCCAGGAGCGAGCCCGCACCCTGGCCGAGATCCCGGAGCTGACCGACTTCTTCTTCACCGATGAGCTGGACTATGAGCCCGGCCTCTTGATAGTCAAGAAGATGAACCGGGAGTCATCCATCCAGGCGCTGTTAGCAGTCAGGAACAGGCTTGAGCACCGGCAAACCTTTGATACCACGTCTCTGGAGACGGTGCTCAGGCCGCTGGCTGACGAGATGGGGCTGAAGACAGGGCAACTCTTCGGTACGCTGAGAGTAGCTATTACCGGGCGGATGGTGGCGCCGCCACTTTTTGAAACAATGGCAGTCCTGGGTAAGGAGCGTTCGATGGACCGGGTTAGCGCCGCTTTGAGCAAGCTGCGCAGCCTATGA
- the lspA gene encoding signal peptidase II produces MRKVSNLRGERWQNIAFSLIALSLVLADQFSKAWVRSNIAVGQSVPEGAFLHITHTQNTGAAFGIFQGHAPSLTVVSFIGAGIILVYTFYLCRRFTFLNNIISKGALGAMLGGTVGNLIDRMTLGYVTDFIGVGTFPTYNISDASITGGVGVFAGSLIYLLVKEKQEADRRNEADCHQI; encoded by the coding sequence GTGCGAAAGGTTAGTAATCTTCGGGGTGAGCGGTGGCAGAATATCGCCTTTTCCCTTATCGCTCTGTCGCTGGTACTCGCAGATCAGTTCAGCAAAGCGTGGGTAAGGTCTAACATAGCCGTGGGGCAATCAGTGCCGGAGGGGGCTTTTCTCCACATAACCCATACCCAGAATACCGGCGCTGCTTTCGGCATCTTCCAGGGTCATGCTCCTTCTCTAACGGTAGTCAGCTTTATCGGTGCCGGTATCATTCTGGTCTATACCTTCTATCTGTGCCGCCGTTTTACCTTCTTGAATAACATCATAAGCAAGGGAGCCCTGGGTGCAATGCTCGGCGGTACGGTGGGAAACCTGATCGACCGAATGACTCTGGGCTATGTTACCGACTTTATCGGTGTCGGTACCTTTCCCACCTATAACATCTCCGATGCATCGATAACCGGCGGTGTCGGTGTCTTTGCTGGCTCTTTGATATATCTCCTGGTCAAAGAGAAGCAAGAAGCAGACAGGAGAAACGAGGCGGACTGCCATCAGATTTGA
- the polA gene encoding DNA polymerase I, whose translation MEKRLLVLFDGNALVHRAFHALPPLTVSKTGETVGAVYGFALILLKAISELKPTHCAIAFDKKAPTFRHQLFDQYKAHRPATPEELVGQMDRVRELVKTFSIPVFELEGYEADDALGTLSHQASEQDFETIVVTGDADAMQLVSPRVKVFAPKRSFGDTMLYDEAAVIEKYGVSPGHITDLKGLKGDPSDNIPGVPGIGEKTAVRLIDQFGSVEEIYARIDRVSPPKLQSLLKQNEAIARQSKELATIITDAPFTLNLDECRVDRYDRQQVTELFRKLEFFSLLPKLPDAEEREATSEVLVQTESKLPAEPAYHIVNSGRALNELLGRLSQAESFTFDTETTSLNSMSAQLVGISVSLAPAEACYIPVGHLGLGQMEQLPIEQVISGLEPVLADGSKAKIAHNGKYDIIVLARHGVEVANLTFDTMVAAYLLGEKSLGLKTLAFGRLGIEMTPITDLIGSGSKQIPMSSVEVSKAADYACADADITGRMAELLRPELQRQGLWQLFSEVEMPLIPVLVSMEMNGIAVDVGRLRKMSHRLGERLIGLEKDIYNGVGHHFNINSSQQLSAVLFEELKLPPARKTKSGYSTDASVLEGLRGVHPVIEYILDYRQLAKLKSTYVDALPTLVNPETGRVHTSFNQTRTATGRLSSNEPNLQNIPVRGEVGREIRQAFIAPSGSYLLAGDYSQIDLRALAHLSRDAGLLRAFSRDEDIHTATASQLFGVDASGVTPDMRRLAKTVNFGVIYGMSDYGLEQATELSRQEAAQFITSYFEKYPGVMDYLESTKKQTRELGYVQTLLGRKRFIPEIKSSNRQVREAAERMAINMPVQGTSADIIKVAMVNLYREMVNHRLKSKMLLQVHDELIFEVPGEEMDIMRRLVPQVMSTAMALDVPLKVDIKAGSNWGEMEKESA comes from the coding sequence ATGGAGAAAAGACTTCTGGTGCTATTTGACGGTAATGCTCTGGTTCACCGTGCCTTCCATGCCCTTCCCCCGCTGACCGTAAGCAAGACCGGTGAGACGGTGGGTGCCGTTTACGGCTTTGCCCTGATTCTGCTGAAAGCAATAAGCGAGCTAAAACCTACCCACTGTGCCATTGCTTTTGATAAGAAAGCCCCTACCTTCAGACATCAGCTCTTCGATCAGTACAAGGCGCACCGCCCGGCCACCCCGGAGGAGCTGGTCGGCCAGATGGATAGGGTAAGGGAACTGGTAAAGACCTTTAGTATTCCCGTCTTTGAGCTTGAGGGTTATGAAGCGGATGACGCCCTGGGCACTCTCAGTCATCAGGCAAGCGAGCAGGATTTCGAGACAATCGTCGTTACCGGTGATGCCGATGCTATGCAGCTGGTATCGCCGAGAGTAAAGGTATTTGCCCCGAAGCGGTCCTTCGGAGATACCATGCTCTACGATGAGGCGGCGGTAATTGAGAAGTACGGCGTCAGTCCTGGGCATATCACTGATCTGAAAGGGTTAAAGGGTGACCCGTCCGACAATATCCCCGGCGTCCCCGGCATCGGTGAGAAGACGGCTGTCAGGCTTATCGATCAGTTCGGTAGCGTGGAAGAGATATACGCTCGTATTGACCGGGTAAGCCCGCCCAAACTCCAATCCCTGTTGAAACAGAACGAAGCCATCGCCCGACAGAGTAAGGAGCTTGCCACTATTATTACCGATGCACCATTTACCCTAAACCTTGACGAATGCCGGGTCGACCGTTACGACCGCCAGCAGGTAACCGAGCTTTTCCGCAAGCTGGAGTTTTTCAGCCTCCTACCCAAACTGCCCGATGCGGAGGAGAGAGAGGCGACTTCCGAAGTGCTTGTACAAACCGAAAGCAAGCTCCCGGCTGAGCCAGCCTATCACATCGTCAATAGCGGCCGGGCGTTGAACGAACTTCTAGGCCGCCTCTCGCAAGCCGAATCATTTACTTTTGATACGGAGACAACCAGCTTAAATTCGATGTCCGCCCAACTGGTGGGTATCTCTGTCTCGCTGGCCCCGGCCGAGGCCTGCTATATCCCGGTCGGCCATCTTGGCCTGGGACAGATGGAACAGCTTCCCATCGAGCAGGTAATTAGCGGACTTGAGCCGGTACTGGCGGACGGCTCCAAAGCTAAGATTGCCCACAACGGTAAGTACGATATCATAGTACTGGCCAGGCACGGAGTAGAGGTAGCTAACCTGACATTCGATACCATGGTAGCTGCCTATCTGCTTGGTGAGAAATCCCTGGGCTTGAAAACCCTCGCCTTCGGCCGTCTGGGCATAGAGATGACTCCGATTACCGACCTTATCGGCTCGGGAAGCAAGCAGATTCCTATGTCAAGCGTTGAAGTGAGTAAAGCCGCCGATTATGCCTGCGCTGATGCTGACATCACCGGACGGATGGCAGAACTGCTGCGCCCGGAGTTGCAGCGGCAGGGTCTGTGGCAGCTTTTCTCTGAGGTCGAGATGCCGCTAATACCTGTACTGGTCAGTATGGAGATGAACGGGATTGCCGTGGATGTGGGACGGCTCAGGAAGATGTCCCACCGCCTCGGCGAGCGATTAATCGGGCTGGAGAAGGACATCTATAACGGCGTCGGACACCATTTCAACATAAACTCATCCCAGCAGTTGAGCGCCGTACTTTTTGAGGAGCTGAAGCTGCCGCCGGCGAGGAAGACAAAGAGCGGCTATTCTACCGACGCTTCCGTACTGGAGGGACTGCGTGGCGTCCACCCGGTAATAGAGTATATACTGGACTACCGCCAGTTAGCCAAGCTCAAGTCCACATACGTTGATGCTCTGCCGACCTTGGTAAACCCGGAGACAGGCCGGGTGCACACCAGCTTCAACCAGACGAGGACGGCGACGGGGCGGCTCTCGTCCAATGAACCCAACCTGCAGAATATCCCGGTCCGCGGTGAAGTGGGTAGAGAGATAAGGCAAGCCTTTATTGCCCCATCCGGCTCTTACCTTCTGGCCGGTGATTATTCCCAGATTGACCTTCGTGCTTTGGCCCACCTGTCCCGTGATGCGGGGCTGCTGCGAGCCTTCAGCCGGGATGAGGATATCCACACCGCCACCGCATCTCAGCTCTTCGGAGTGGATGCCTCGGGGGTAACGCCGGATATGCGTCGTCTGGCCAAGACGGTCAACTTCGGGGTCATCTACGGTATGAGCGATTACGGACTGGAGCAGGCAACCGAGCTGTCCCGGCAGGAGGCGGCACAGTTCATCACCTCATACTTTGAAAAGTATCCCGGGGTAATGGATTATCTCGAGTCGACCAAGAAGCAGACGAGGGAACTGGGCTATGTCCAGACTTTGCTGGGCAGGAAACGCTTTATACCTGAAATCAAGTCATCTAATCGACAGGTGAGAGAAGCCGCTGAACGGATGGCAATTAACATGCCGGTACAGGGTACGTCGGCCGACATTATAAAGGTGGCTATGGTCAATCTCTACCGGGAGATGGTTAATCACCGGCTGAAGAGCAAGATGCTGCTTCAGGTTCACGACGAGCTTATCTTTGAGGTACCCGGTGAGGAGATGGATATAATGCGTCGGCTTGTGCCGCAGGTGATGTCTACCGCTATGGCGCTCGATGTGCCGCTCAAGGTGGATATTAAAGCCGGTAGCAACTGGGGAGAGATGGAGAAGGAAAGTGCCTGA
- a CDS encoding RluA family pseudouridine synthase, whose translation MSKESRFAASEPGLRLDRYIVEKCPGISRTQAQNLITEGLVTVNNHLAKAGTKLDVGDRVNITLPPSPQPPLPEAIPLDIIYQDDDLLVVDKPVGLTVHPAPGHQSHTLVNAILNHVPKLPESDLLRPGIVHRLDKDASGVMVVAKNSRAQLDLIGQFKTRSVAKAYRVLVKGQLTPDNGVIEAPIGRDPRNRKRMAVVAEGKGREARTHYHVIRHLAGYTLIEVRPETGRTHQIRVHLSTIGYPVAGDRVYGSRTDPLPRLFLHACRLGFKLPSTGEYVEFTSNLPPELERVLEDIG comes from the coding sequence TTGAGTAAAGAATCTCGCTTTGCCGCCAGTGAACCGGGTTTACGCCTCGACAGGTATATTGTTGAGAAATGCCCCGGGATTTCCCGGACCCAGGCACAGAATCTCATTACCGAGGGGCTGGTCACGGTCAATAACCACCTGGCTAAGGCCGGAACTAAGCTCGACGTTGGTGATAGAGTAAATATCACCCTGCCCCCTTCTCCCCAACCCCCGCTGCCTGAAGCCATCCCGCTCGATATTATCTATCAGGATGATGATCTCCTGGTCGTCGACAAGCCGGTTGGACTGACGGTCCACCCGGCACCGGGACACCAGAGCCACACCCTGGTTAACGCCATCCTCAACCATGTTCCCAAACTGCCTGAGAGCGATTTGCTGCGGCCGGGAATCGTACACCGGCTGGATAAGGACGCCTCGGGGGTTATGGTGGTAGCTAAGAATAGCCGGGCCCAGCTTGATCTAATCGGTCAGTTTAAGACCCGTTCGGTGGCGAAAGCCTACCGGGTGCTTGTCAAAGGGCAGCTCACTCCGGATAACGGGGTCATCGAAGCACCTATCGGTCGTGACCCACGTAACCGGAAGAGGATGGCAGTGGTGGCAGAAGGTAAAGGCAGGGAGGCGCGCACTCACTATCATGTTATCCGGCACCTGGCAGGTTACACTCTGATTGAGGTGAGGCCGGAGACCGGCCGTACCCATCAAATCCGGGTCCACCTCTCCACAATCGGTTATCCGGTAGCTGGTGATAGAGTCTACGGTTCGAGGACTGACCCGTTGCCGCGGCTTTTTCTCCACGCCTGCCGGCTGGGTTTTAAGCTGCCTTCCACCGGCGAGTACGTTGAGTTCACCTCCAACCTGCCGCCCGAACTGGAGCGGGTGCTGGAGGATATCGGCTGA
- a CDS encoding flavodoxin family protein produces MKTIAISGSPRKNGNTEFLSRHALKAIEEEGIATELISLAGLDIKPCNGCYACKKEESCPIDDDLWPVYTRMKEADAIILASPVYFGSATAQIKALMERTGYITYWNGRAFEGKVGGPLVVARRAGKNFTLAQLTFWFQVMGCFVPGSTYWNVAFGSHEKGNVEQDEEGMRTAWNFGKNVAFLLKKVKG; encoded by the coding sequence TTGAAGACTATTGCTATTTCGGGCAGCCCGAGAAAAAACGGAAACACGGAGTTCTTAAGCCGGCACGCTTTGAAGGCAATCGAAGAGGAGGGAATAGCGACCGAGCTTATCAGCCTGGCCGGTCTGGACATAAAACCCTGCAACGGCTGTTATGCCTGCAAAAAAGAGGAGTCATGCCCTATTGATGACGACCTATGGCCAGTATATACCAGGATGAAGGAGGCGGATGCGATCATACTTGCCTCGCCGGTCTACTTCGGTTCGGCGACAGCCCAGATCAAGGCGCTCATGGAAAGGACCGGTTATATCACCTATTGGAACGGCCGGGCTTTTGAGGGTAAGGTGGGCGGCCCCCTGGTGGTGGCGCGCCGGGCGGGCAAGAACTTTACCCTGGCCCAGTTGACCTTCTGGTTTCAGGTCATGGGGTGTTTTGTACCCGGTTCTACATACTGGAATGTTGCCTTCGGCAGTCACGAGAAGGGTAACGTGGAGCAGGACGAAGAAGGCATGAGAACAGCCTGGAACTTTGGCAAGAACGTTGCTTTCCTGCTGAAGAAGGTAAAGGGTTAA
- a CDS encoding radical SAM protein — protein MEPGYIALYHSGELEHRARRLETRLASCDICPRECRVNRLNEETGFCHSGLLPIVSSFCAHHGEEPAISGSRGSGTIFFGNCNLRCVYCQNYQISQDWQKQRSNEVDYHTLAENMLYLQDEIGCHNINLVSPSHFVPQIVRALTEAVPMGLKLPLVYNTNGYDSVKTLEELSGIVSIYLPDLKYASDAYASQLSEAPDYVARSRQAIKEMYRQVGGLVTDKSGLAQQGLIVRHLILPNGLSGSRDSLTWLAKETSRRVAISAMSQYHPVHRADQFLLLSRSISPSEYQEVLDIMEELGLKKGWTQNMDAHEDYFPDFEREGHPFL, from the coding sequence GTGGAACCGGGTTATATTGCTCTCTACCATTCCGGTGAGCTTGAGCACCGAGCCCGGAGACTTGAGACACGGCTGGCTTCCTGTGACATCTGCCCCCGGGAGTGCCGGGTCAACCGGCTCAATGAAGAGACGGGTTTTTGCCACTCCGGTCTGCTGCCCATAGTATCCTCATTCTGTGCCCACCATGGAGAGGAGCCGGCCATTTCCGGAAGCCGGGGCTCGGGAACGATATTCTTTGGCAACTGCAATCTAAGGTGCGTTTACTGCCAGAACTACCAGATAAGCCAGGACTGGCAAAAGCAGAGATCCAACGAAGTAGACTATCACACTCTCGCCGAGAACATGCTCTATCTCCAGGACGAGATTGGCTGCCACAACATCAATCTCGTTTCTCCGTCGCACTTCGTGCCGCAGATAGTCCGTGCGCTTACGGAGGCAGTGCCGATGGGCCTTAAACTGCCACTGGTCTACAACACCAACGGCTACGACTCTGTTAAGACCCTGGAGGAGCTTAGCGGTATTGTCAGCATCTACCTGCCGGACCTAAAATACGCTTCCGATGCCTACGCCAGTCAGCTCTCGGAGGCTCCGGACTACGTCGCCCGGTCCCGTCAGGCCATCAAGGAGATGTACCGGCAGGTCGGCGGGCTCGTCACGGATAAGTCCGGGCTGGCGCAGCAGGGGCTAATCGTCCGCCACCTTATCCTGCCCAACGGACTGTCCGGCAGCCGGGACTCGCTTACCTGGCTGGCCAAGGAGACCTCCAGACGGGTTGCCATCAGTGCTATGTCGCAATATCACCCCGTACACCGGGCTGATCAGTTTCTCCTCCTCTCACGCAGCATATCGCCGTCCGAATACCAGGAGGTGCTCGATATAATGGAGGAGCTGGGGCTTAAGAAGGGTTGGACACAGAATATGGACGCTCATGAAGACTATTTCCCCGACTTTGAACGCGAGGGACATCCGTTCCTATGA
- a CDS encoding TIM barrel protein: protein MAGLLFGTAGIPHSTSLRSAVCGIERSAELGLGCMEMEFVRGVKMSEATAYQVAETAAKAGIRLSAHAPYFINLNAHELAKIKASQQRLLATARIAALCGAESVVFHPAFYLGNPPGEVYQTVKKYLKETLDRLKSENNRVLIRPEVMGRVAQFGTMDEIFELSSELEGLAPCLDFAHWHARTGESNSYPEFCTILEQVKERLGQTALGNMHIHISGIAYGKKGELNHLNLKESDLDYVELLRAFRDYGIKGLVICESPNLESDALLLQETYSRLLQTE from the coding sequence ATGGCGGGGTTGCTTTTTGGTACTGCCGGTATTCCTCACAGCACCAGCCTGCGGTCTGCGGTCTGCGGAATCGAGCGATCCGCTGAGCTTGGGCTCGGTTGTATGGAGATGGAATTCGTTCGGGGGGTCAAGATGAGTGAAGCGACTGCCTACCAGGTTGCCGAGACAGCCGCTAAAGCGGGGATAAGGCTGTCCGCCCATGCTCCCTACTTCATTAATCTTAACGCCCACGAGCTGGCAAAGATAAAAGCCAGCCAGCAGCGGCTACTGGCAACAGCACGCATTGCCGCTCTCTGCGGGGCGGAAAGCGTTGTCTTCCATCCCGCTTTTTACCTAGGTAACCCTCCTGGTGAGGTCTATCAGACTGTCAAGAAATACCTGAAAGAAACCCTGGATCGGTTGAAGAGTGAGAATAATCGGGTCTTAATCAGACCGGAGGTTATGGGTAGGGTTGCTCAGTTCGGAACAATGGACGAAATATTTGAGCTAAGCAGTGAATTGGAAGGGCTGGCTCCCTGCCTGGACTTTGCCCACTGGCATGCCCGGACGGGGGAGTCTAATTCCTACCCCGAGTTTTGCACTATCCTGGAACAGGTCAAAGAACGTTTGGGGCAAACTGCCCTGGGAAATATGCATATCCACATCTCTGGTATTGCCTACGGGAAGAAGGGCGAATTGAATCACCTGAATCTGAAAGAGTCTGACCTGGATTATGTCGAACTTCTGCGTGCTTTCAGGGACTATGGCATCAAGGGGTTGGTCATCTGCGAAAGTCCCAACCTGGAGTCAGATGCCCTTCTACTGCAGGAGACTTATAGCAGACTGCTCCAGACGGAATGA